ATGTTACACCGTTGAGGAGGAGTGTCCGGACGGCTCGGAAAGCGAGCCGCTGCGGACCGTCTCGTTCGTCGACGCCCCGGGTCACGAGACCCTGATGGCGACGATGCTCTCGGGCGCCTCGCTGATGGACGGCGCGGTGCTGGTCGTCAGCGCCAACGAACCCGTCCCCCAGCCCCAGACGGAAGAGCACCTGATGGCGCTCGATATCATCGGCATCGAGAACATCGTCATCGCTCAGAACAAGATCGACCTGGTCGATTCCGAGACCGCTCGAGACAACTACGAGCAGATCCAGGAGTTCGTCGAGGGAACGGTCGCGGAGGACGCTCCCGTCGTCCCGATCTCCGCGGGCCAGGAGGTCAACGTCGACCTGCTGATCCAGGCGATCCAGGAGGAGATCCCGACGCCCGAGCAGGATCCCGACACCGACGCGCGGATGCACGTCGCCCGGAGTTTCGACATCAACAAGCCCGGGACGACCTACGAGAACCTCACCGGGGGCGTCCTCGGAGGGAGTCTCATCCGGGGCGAACTCGAACTCGACGACGAGATCGAGATTCGTCCCGGCCGCGAGGTCGAGGAGGGCGGCCAGACCGAGTACGTTCCGATCCAGACGACGATCCGATCGCTCCAGGCCGGCGGCGAGAACGTCGACTCCGTCACGCCGGGTGGATTGCTCGGCGTCGGGACGGGGCTCGACCCGTCGCTGACGAAGGGTGACGCGCTCGCCGGCCGGATCGCCGGCCCGCCGGGTTCGCTCCCGCCGACGTGGGAGGAGTTCACGATGAGCGTCGACCTGCTGGATCGCATCGTCGGCACCGACGCCGGCGACGTCGAGGAGATCAGTACCGGTGAGCCGCTGATGATGACCGTCGGCACGGCGACGACCGTCGGCGCAGTCACGAGCGCGCGAAGCGGCGAGTGCGAGGTCCGACTCAAACGTCCGGTCTCGGCCGAACCGGGCGCCAAGATCGCGATCAACCGTCGGATCGGCGCTCGCTGGCGACTGATCGGACTCGGAACGCTCCAGGAATAACACGACGACAGCGATCATGAGTACCCCGGTCGCTCTCGATACGAGTGCGCTGATGATGCCGGTCGAACTCAACGTTCGGCTGTTCGACGAACTCGACAGGCTGCTCGGCGTCTACGAACCGACGACGCCACAGCCCGTCGTCGAGGAGCTTCGGCGGCTGTCGGAGAAGGGCGGCGCCGAGGGGACGGCGGCGAACGTCGGCCACGACTTGGCGACCGAACGCTGTCTCGTCGTCGACACGGAGGAATCGTACGCCGACGACGCGCTGGTCGAACTCGCCCGCGAGGGCGTCGTCGACTACGTCGTCACGAACGACCGCCCGCTGCGCGACCGGGTGCTCGAGACGAGCATACCGGTAATTGCATTACGCGGGAGAAACAAGTTGGCAATCACTCAACCATAGATGTACAAACGGGTCAGACTAAAGGATACGGTCGAAGTACCGCCGGAAGCGCTCGGCGACGTCTCGCCGAAGCTCGTCAAGCAACTGCTGCAGGACAAACTCGAGGGACGCATGGACGAGGAGGTCGGCAGCATCGTCTCCGTCACCGAGGTCCACGACATCGGTGACGGGGCGGTCCTCCCGAACCGTCCGGGTGTCTACTACGAGGCAGATTTCGACGCCGTCACGTTCGATCCGGAGATGCAGGAGGTCATCGACGGCACGATCGTCGAGGTCGTCGAGTTCGGTGCCTTCGTCGGAATCGGCCCCGTCGACGGGCTGCTCCACGTCTCGCAGATCAGCGACGAATACCTCGCCTTCGACGGCGAAAACCAGCAACTCGCCTCGAACGAGTCCAATCGGACCCTCGGCGTCGACGACGCCGTCCGGGCCCGCATCGTCACCAAGAGTATCGACGAACGGAACCCGCGCGACTCGAAGATCGGCCTGACGGCCAAACAGCCGGGACTCGGCAAGCACGGCTGGCTCGAGGACGAACACGAGAAGCGCGAAGCCGCTACGGGTGAATAACCATGGCCTCCGATCGCCTCGTCTGTCGCGAGTGTCACCGCGTCAACGAACCGACCGCCGACACCTGCGACTCCTGTAACTCCTCGTCGCTGACCGAGGACTGGGCCGGCTACGTCGTCATCGCCCACCCCGAGGACAGCGAGATCGCCACGGAGATGCAGGTCACAGAACCGGGTGCGTACGCGCTGAAGGTCCGGTAGACGTGACTCGCGACGACGTTCGAGACGCCGAAATCGGAGACGACCAGCTACTGATTCTGCCCGACGAACTCCGTCACGAACTCAAGGAGCCGATGGGCCCGATCGAAACCGACGCCGAGCGGTTGCTCGAGACCGTCGAGGGACCGCTGATCGCCGTCGGCGACGTCGTTACCTACCACTTTCTGCAGGCGGGACGAGCGCCCGACGTCGCGCTCGTCGACGAGCGAACCAAACGGCAGACGGTCGAGGAGGAGATCCGCGAGACCGTCGCGAAGCGGGCCAACGTTGGGGTGACGAACCCGCCCGCGGAGCTCACGACCGACGTCGTCCGCACGCTCAAGGACGCACTCGAGCGCGACGAGCCGACGACGATCCTGGTCGACGGCGAGGAGGATCTTGTCGCGCTGCCGGCGATCGTCGTCGCGCCCGACGGCGCGAGCGTCGTCTACGGCCAGCCCGACGAGGGGATGGTCCACGTCGTCGTCGACGAGGAGGTGCGCGCGGAGGTCCGCGCGCTGCTCGAGCGCTTCGAGGGCGATCAGGACCGGTTCTGGGAGCTCCTCGAGGCGTCCGACGGCGACGAATAACGCGCACCGCGGTCCGGTCTTCGATCGCGGCCGGATCGACCGGGCGGGTCGTCCGGCCGACAGTCCCGCCTCGATACCAGTATCGTCCGGTCCTACGCTCTTTGGCGGCGAGATCATATACGCGCTAGCGCCTATTCTTGTCAATGGAAGAACAAATTTCCGGATTCAAGGAAGTCGGTGACTGGGGGACGATCGTCGAGCACGGCGAGCGAATCACCGAGGCGCTCCGAGAGCTCGGCGTCCGGAGCGACGACGAGTATCGAGACCGGTTCGCCGGCGCGTTCGACGAGTGGGACGAGTGGCGCCCGAAAGCCCACGAGAGCTTCGAGCGAGACGTCAAGGAGAAGACCGCCGAAAAGGCGGTCGAGAACGGAAACGAGGACGAACGGGACGAAGCGAAACCGAGCGAAAACCTGCACGCTACCGGCGAGAAACTCTCGGAATCGTACGGCGCGCTCGAGGACCGCGACGTCGAAGAGGCGGTCGAGAACGGAACGGAGGCCCTCGACCACGCGGCTCGAGCGGTCGACTCCGCGAGCCGAAAGGCGTTACAAACCGTCGAGAAGGGCGTCTATCGGCACGTGATGACGCAGCTCGCACCGTGTTACTTCGACAACGAACTCGTCAGCGCGAACGTCGAGCGACCGCTGACCGAGGACGACGACGATCGGTTCAGCTTCGAGGTGAACGTCAACGACGATCACCTCAAGGCGGACGTTTCGACCGTACTCTCGCGGTACGAGGACGAGATCGACCGCTGGCACGTCGACACCGAGAAGAACACCGCCCCCGTCGAAACGATCGAGGGCGTCGAGGTGCCGCCGGAACTCGACGACGAGTCGCGCCCGACGAAAACGTGAACCGTCGCCGTACCGCCGTCTCCCGGAGAACTGATTCGAACTCTCGTCTCCTTTCGGGCTCCCGTCGACCGGTACGCGCCGGCTGATCGACGCTACCGTTCGCAGTATATTTACCGAACCGCGCGAACCTGTGTGATATGTACGACTTCGTCGTCGTCGGCGTCGGTCCCGCCGGCGCGCGGTTCTCCCGTCGGGCCGCCGAGAACGGCTACGACGTGCTCGCACTCGAGCAGGGAACCATCGGCACGCCGCTGGCCTGCTCGGGCCACGTCAGCACGGATATCTGGAGCTTTACCGGCGACGGCGCCCGCGACGAACTCTTTCAGAACGAGATCTACGGCGCGCGGTTTCACGTCGGCGGGCCCCGTAGCGACGCCTACCCCTTCTACAAGCGGGAGGTCGCCTCGAACGTCATCGACCGCGTCGGGCTGGACCGCCACCTCGCCGACCTCGCCCGCGGGGCCGGCGCCGACGTTCGCGAACGACACACCGTCACCGGCGTCACCGAACGCCGTGACCGCGTCGAGGTCGTCGCCAGCGGTCCCGACGGTCCCGTCACGCACGAGGCGAAGATGATCGCCGGCTGCGACGGGCCGCGATCCCGGGTTCGCGACGAACTCGGGCTGCCGGAGCCCGACGAACTCTTACACGGCGTCCTCGCGTTCTCCGAGGAGGAGGACCACCAGAACTTCGTCGACGTCCACCTTACGGCGCCGACGTTCTTCGCGTGGCGCATCCCCCGCGGCGACGCCGGCGTCGAGTACGGCCTCGCGGCCCCGCCGGGCGTCGAAGTGAACAAGCACTTCGAGGAACTGATCGACGGCTACGAGGTCGACGTCTCCCGCCGCTGTTCGGGGGCGATTCCGATCGGCCCCGCAGATCGCGTGACGAGCCGTCGCGGCTTTCTTCTCGGGGACGCGGCCGCTCAAACCAAGCCCTTCACCGGCGGCGGCATCCTCTACGGGATGACCAGCGCCGACCACGCCGCCCGCGAGATCGACCCCGACCGGCCGACCAGCCTCGCGGCGTACGAACGCGCCTGGCGCGAGGACCTCGAGCGCGAACAGCAACTCGGCCACTACCTGCGACGAGCGTACTCCCTGCCCGAACCCGTTCAACGGATCGGCCTGAGTTCGGTGTCGGGAGAGATCGGCGTCCACATGGACCGGCCGACGTCGGTGATTTCGCCCGCCCACCTCAAGGCGATGCTCTCGCGGCTTCGTCCGTGAGAACCCCCTCGAGGCCGCACAGTCGCGCGGACCGCAGCGCGTTTCGTGAGCCCAGACGACAGACCGAAGGCGCGGTACGCGAAACGACCGGTAGATGACGGATCGACTGACGACAGCAGTGAGGGTCGTCGCGAGCGCGTTCGAGCGCGCGGGAATCATCGACGCCGAGCGGTTCCGCCCGACGATGGATCTCGCCTGGCCCCGGATCGTCACCGGATTCGCGATCATGTCAAAACAGACGGCCGACCTCGCGATGGTCGGGATCGCCGTCGGCACGGCGGGAACTGCGGGGCTCGCGTTCGCGCTGGCGTACTGGGAGGTCGTGACGATGCTGGGGCTGGGTCTGGCGGGCGGAACCGTCAGCCTCGTCTCGCAGAACTACGGCGGCGAGGAGACCGAGCGCGCGTCGCTCGTCGTCACCCAGAGCGTCCTGCTCGCGGTCGCGTTCGCGATCCCGCTCGTGATCGGCTTCGTCGCGTTCGCCGACCGGTTGATCGGCGTGTTCGGCGCCGGATCGACGTCGCTCGAGCACGGGAGCACCTACCTCGTCTTCGTCGCGCCGGCCGTCCTCTTCGAGCTGCTCAATCTCATCGCCAGCCGAACGTACACGGGCGTCGGCGACACCTTCACCGAGATGATGGCCCGGGCCGGCGGCGCGGTCCTCAACGTCCTGCTCAGCGCGCTCCTCATCTTCGGGTTCGGGCTGGGCGTCGCCGGGGCGGCGATCGGCACGACCCTCTCGACCGGCTTCGTGACGCTCGTCCTGGCGTGGGGGATGGTCGGTCGGTCGTACGGACGGCTGGGCATGGAGCCGAGTCCGGTGCCGATCACCCGCGGGGGAACGCGGCTCGAGCCGACGGTGATCCGACAGTTGATCGAGATCTCGACTCCGGAGATCGGCCGACGGCTCGCTCAAGGGATCGTCGTCTTCCCGCTGCTGTGGATCGCCGCCTCGTTCGGACCGGTGATCGTCACGGCACTCGAGGTCGGTCGACGGGTCCGCAGTCTGATCAACAGCGTCAACTGGGGGCTGTCGCTGGCCTCGAGTTCGCTCGTCGGACAACACCTCGGCGCGAACGAGGAAGCCGAAGCGAGCGCCTACGGTGCGGCGATCATCCGGCTGTCGACCGTGCTCTACGCCGGTATCGCCGTCCTGGTCGTGGCGTTCGCCGAACCGATCGCGAGCCTGTTCGTGAGCGATTCCGCCGAGGTCGCCCGGGCCGCGCCGTTCGTCGCCGTCGGCGCCGTCAGCGCGATCGGCTTCGGTCTCGACGGGGCCGCGACCGGCGCGCTCCTGGGCGCCGGCGACACCCGCTGGCCGTTCGTCGCCGCGCTGGTCGGACGGTACGGGTTCGCGCTGCCGGCCGCCGCCCTGGGGCTCGTCACGCCGCTCGGGATCGGCGGTCTCTACCTCGCGCTTCTGCTCGAGACGTACGTCCCGGGCGGGATCAACTACTGGCTGTTCAGGCGGGGGCGCTGGAAGGTCGTGAGTCGGCGCTATCGACCCGACGCTGACCCCGGCTGAATCCGTTCACGATCGGTTCAGTCGCCGGTTCGTGGCGCAACCGTCCCCCGGAACAGGTTCTCCGGGTCGTACTGCGTCTTCAGATCGACCAGGCGCTCGTAGTTGCCTCCGTAGAGGAGTTTCGCGGGATCTTCGTTCATGCCGGGGAAGTTACCGTACCGGCCCGACGCGACCGACAGCTCCTGCGCTTCGGCGATTCCGTCGCGGGCCCAGTTCACGTTCGCGTCGTCGTCGGCCGGGCCCTCCCAGTTCGCTTCGAAGGTGAGCATGTGCGGCTTGTCGCGGTGCCAGAACGCGGTCGCGTCCTTCGGGACCTCGGCGACCGCGCCGCCGAGGTGCCAGAGGTCGATCGTCGAGAGGACCGAGGGCGCCGATTCGTTGTGTCGGATCATGAGGTCGACGACCTCGTCGGTCAGTTCCTCGAGGTAGATCGACTTCCAGTAGTACCGGAGCCCGTCCGGGTAGTCCTCGTCGAGCATCGACTGCAGGTCGACGTAGCCCATCGAACCGCTGAGATCGGCGATCGGCGTCGCGCTCGCGAGCAGCGGACGGAAGACGTCGCCGGCATCCTCGAGGTCGCCCCGGTAGGAGCCGAGGAAGGCGAGGGCCGGCTCACCCCACGACTCCTCGGGGAACTCCTCGAGTTCGGGGACGCGGGCCGTAAACGCGAGGACGCCCGCGTCTCGAGGGGGGTCGACGGTCCACTCGCGGAACCGGTCCATCACCGCGGCCGCGTCGTCAGCGTGGAACCACGCGAAAAACGCGTACACTTCCGGCCCGACGTCGCGGAGGCGGTACTCGAAGGACGTGACGATCCCGAGAGCGCCACCGCCGCCGCGGATCCCCCAGAAGAGGTCCGCGTTCTCGTCGCTGCTCGCGGTGTGGACCTGACCGTCGGCCGTCACGACGTCGACGCTGACGAGGTTGTCCAGTGCCAGTCCGTACCGGCGACTCAGGTGGCCGTAGCCGCCGTTGAGCGTCAGTCCGGCGATCCCGGTCTGCGAGACGGCGCCGAGCGCCGTCGCGAGGCCGAACAGCTGCGTCTCGCGGTCGACGTCGCCCAGCGTCGCGCCGCCCTCAGCGCGAACCGTCCGCGCCCTTCGATCGACGCGCACACTGTTCATTTCCGAGAGATCGACGACGATACCGGCGTCGCAGACGGCCGTCCCGGCGACGTTGTGTCCGCCACCCCGGACCGCGAGCCGCAGGTTCTGTTCGCGGGCAAACGTTACCGCCGCGACGACGTCTGCGACGCCGGAGCAACGGGCAATGATCGCGGGATACCTGTCTATCATGCCGTTCCAGAGCCCTCGAGCATCGTCGTACGCCGGATCGGACGGGAATAGTACGTCGCCGTCGAATCCGTCCGAGAAGGAGCGAACGGCGTCGCTCGAGAGTTCATCGAACGATTTCTCACCTGGTGACCGACCTGTCGTTCCCATACAGAGCGTACACCCCCGGACGAGATATGGTCGTAGTACGCCTACCCTTGACGATCACTCGTCCGGAGATGTCGGTTCGCGAGACGCCGGAAACTTCCGGATCTCGAGTGCGTCCCGGAACGGAACACATCTTAACTATTAATTGTGGATAATTATATCGCGGATCGCGACCTACGATCACCGAGGAACAATGTCAGTGACAACCACGCCCACGGACGACGGAGCAGTACGCGAACTCGAAGAACAGCTCCGTGGTAAGCTGGTGCGCCCCGACGATCCGGGGTACGACGAGGCGCGATCGGTCTGGAACGGAATGATCGATCGATCGCCGGCGATCGTCGTTCGCTCGCGGGGCGTCTCGGACGTGATCGCCGCGGTGACCTTCGCCCGCGAGCACGACCTGTTATTCGCGGTGCAGGGCGGCGGGCACAACATCGCCGGGAACGGGGTCTGCGACGGCGGGCTCCTGCTCGACCTCTCGGCGATGCGGTCCGTTCGGGTCGAGCCGGAGCGGAAGATCGCCCACGTCGAACCCGGCGCGACGCTCGCCGACGTCGACCACGAGACCCAGTCGTTCGGCCTCGCGACCCCGCTCGGCATCAACTCGACGACCGGCGTCGCGGGCCTGACGCTCGGCGGCGGCTTCGGGTGGCTCACGCGCAAATACGGCATGACCGTTGACAACCTGCGCTCGGTCGACGTCGTCACCGCGGACGGAGAGCTCCGCCACGCGAGCGAGACGGAGAACCCGGAGCTCTTCTGGGGGATCCGCGGCGGAGGCGGCAACTTCGGCGTCGTCACGTCCTTCGAGTTCGATCTCCACGAGGTCGGTCCGGAGGTGCTGGCGGGACCGATCGTCTACCCCGGCGAGGACGCGACCGAGGTACTCCGACGCGTCCGGGACTTCAACGAGGACGCGCCGGACGAATCCTCCGTCTGGGTCGTCCTCCGCAAGGCGCCGCCGCTCCCGTTCCTTCCCGAGAGCGTCCACGGCGTCGGCGTCGCCATCGTCGTCGCGTTCTACGCCGGCGAGATGGACGTAGGCGAGGAGGTCCTGGCGCCGATCCGAGAGTTCGGCGACCCCATCGCCGACGGCGTGGGTCCGCACCCGTACGCGGAGTTCCAGCAGGCGTTCGATCCCCTGCTCACCGAAGGCGCCCGGAACTACTGGAAGTCGCACAACTTCCGGGAGCTCCCGGACGAGGCCATCGACACCGCCGTCGAGTACGCGGAAACGCTTCCGTCACCGCTGTCGGAAATCTTCTTCGGGCAGGTTGGCGGCGCGATGGCACGCGTGCCGGCGGACGCGACGGCGTACCCGCACCGCGATCCCGAGTACGTGATGAACGTCCACACCCGGTGGGAGGACCCCGAGATGGACGACCGGTGCATCTCCTGGGCCCGGAAGTTCTACGACGAGATGGGGCAGTACGCGACCGGCGACGTCTACGTGAACTTCATCAGCGAACGCGAAGGAGAGGAGATCCTCGCCTACGGCGAGAACTACGAGCGCCTCGTCGAACTCAAGACCGAGTACGATCCGGAGAACCTGTTCCGGATAAACCAGAACGTCGAGCCGACGGCCTGATCCGGTATTTTCGAGCCATCCGCCGAAAAGCGAGCCCCGAGACGAAGCCAGCGTGACGATCTCCCGGTTGGTCAGGGGCCGGCATCGGCAAGGGTTGCATCGCCGCTCGAGGCACGAACACTCCCCCGCGGATCGTCGGCGTCGCCCCGTCGTTCGGACACGACGTACTGGACTTCGACGACCAGCGACTCGTCGCCGTGGGGCCGGATCTCGTCGTAGAGCCGATCGGCAAGGCCCGGTTCGGGACCCGTCTCTCGTCCGGAGACCGTGACGACGACTCGCTCGACCGACTGGATCGGGTAGTCGCCGTCGAGTTCGACCACGACGTCCTCCGCCTCGAGGTGGTCGTACCGTGACTCCGCGAGCACCGTTTCGACCTCGTCCTCGGCGGACGACTCGAGTTCCGTCGTGTGGAAGTCGAGCAGCGTGACGCCAGCGAGCGGCGCGGCCAGCACCAGCAGCGCAACGCTGAAGATCGCCGCGTAGGTGTACGTCGGCTTCCGGGTCGGCGACACCTCGAATAGTCCCTGCGGGCGATAGCCGGCGACCCACAGCGTCGCCAGCGCAGCGAGGTTGATCGACAGGACGTTCACGATCACGAGGATGGTCGCACCGATCGCCGCACCGTACATCCCCCAGGCGACCGTGATCCCGACCGCGGCCGACGGCGGAATGAGCGCCGCGGCGATCATCACGCCGACGATGGCCTCCGAGAACCCCCGCGTGAGACTCAGGATACCGGCGATCCCGGCACCGAGTGCGACGGCGAGCGAGAACAGGTTCGGAGCGACCCGCTCCTGGAGTTCGGTGGCGACGACGATGTCGACCCCCGCGGGTTCGAGCCCCGCCAGTCGGGCGAGGGTGGCGAGCCCGATAGAGGCGACGATGACTATCGTGACACCGACGACCTGGTAGGTGAACCCGGTCGACTTGAGACGGTCGTCGCCGGTGACGATGCCGACGTTGGCGGCGAGCGCGGGCCCGATCAGCGGGGCGATAACCATCGCCCCGATCACGACCGCCGGCGAGTCGGCCAGCAGCCCGGCGGTGGCGACGACGGCACTGATGAGCAACATCGCCGTGTAGATTGGAAACGGGGGCGTGAGTTCGTCAGCCTTCGTGCGGAGAACCTGTCTCGAGGTTCGCGACCCCTTCTTCCCACCCTGGCTGTACTGGTCTCTGAGCGTCGCGAACTCCTCCGAGATGACCGTCTCCGCGTTGATGACGACGACGCTGGCGTCGTCGCTGAGCCCGGCTCGCCGCAGCCGGTCGAGAACCGGCTCGACGGCCCGGGTCGGGATCGGAAACCGGACGACTGCGGTGTAGCCCCTACCGCTGGTTTCGTCGCTGACGACGTAGTCGATCCCTTCCTCCTCGAGGATGTCGAGAACGGGCCGCCGCTTCCCCTCCGGCACCGTAATCTCCAGATAGCGCATACTGGGGCCACACCCGACCGCTGGATAGTATCAGGGGGTGGCGTGGACAAGGTCTGCGACGGTCGGGCGAAAACGGGCGCACGACTGGCACGTTAGCCGAGCAACGGCCCTGCCGCAACGGAACCGTCAGTGGTCGGCGCCGACGATTCCACACGCGATCGCTTCCGGCTCGAGCAGTTCCTCGCCGTCGACCGCGTCCGGATCCAGCAGCAGAATCGTATCGTCCGGCATCCCCTCTTCGACCCGCACCTCGCGGCCGAGTTCGTCCTCGAGTTCGGCGACGTCCTCGAGATCGTACTCGCGCTCGAGCAGAAGCTCGGCGTTGGCCCGGGAGAGCACGAAGACGAGCGAGCCCGGTTCGTCGGCCCCGGTCTC
This DNA window, taken from Natronococcus sp. CG52, encodes the following:
- a CDS encoding translation initiation factor IF-2 subunit gamma; the encoded protein is MEGNRQPEVNIGLVGHVDHGKTTLVQALSGSWTDQHSEEMKRGISIRLGYADATFRHCPGVDEPECYTVEEECPDGSESEPLRTVSFVDAPGHETLMATMLSGASLMDGAVLVVSANEPVPQPQTEEHLMALDIIGIENIVIAQNKIDLVDSETARDNYEQIQEFVEGTVAEDAPVVPISAGQEVNVDLLIQAIQEEIPTPEQDPDTDARMHVARSFDINKPGTTYENLTGGVLGGSLIRGELELDDEIEIRPGREVEEGGQTEYVPIQTTIRSLQAGGENVDSVTPGGLLGVGTGLDPSLTKGDALAGRIAGPPGSLPPTWEEFTMSVDLLDRIVGTDAGDVEEISTGEPLMMTVGTATTVGAVTSARSGECEVRLKRPVSAEPGAKIAINRRIGARWRLIGLGTLQE
- a CDS encoding PIN domain-containing protein; the encoded protein is MSTPVALDTSALMMPVELNVRLFDELDRLLGVYEPTTPQPVVEELRRLSEKGGAEGTAANVGHDLATERCLVVDTEESYADDALVELAREGVVDYVVTNDRPLRDRVLETSIPVIALRGRNKLAITQP
- a CDS encoding DNA-directed RNA polymerase, which encodes MYKRVRLKDTVEVPPEALGDVSPKLVKQLLQDKLEGRMDEEVGSIVSVTEVHDIGDGAVLPNRPGVYYEADFDAVTFDPEMQEVIDGTIVEVVEFGAFVGIGPVDGLLHVSQISDEYLAFDGENQQLASNESNRTLGVDDAVRARIVTKSIDERNPRDSKIGLTAKQPGLGKHGWLEDEHEKREAATGE
- the spt4 gene encoding transcription elongation factor subunit Spt4; translation: MASDRLVCRECHRVNEPTADTCDSCNSSSLTEDWAGYVVIAHPEDSEIATEMQVTEPGAYALKVR
- a CDS encoding GTP-dependent dephospho-CoA kinase family protein gives rise to the protein MTRDDVRDAEIGDDQLLILPDELRHELKEPMGPIETDAERLLETVEGPLIAVGDVVTYHFLQAGRAPDVALVDERTKRQTVEEEIRETVAKRANVGVTNPPAELTTDVVRTLKDALERDEPTTILVDGEEDLVALPAIVVAPDGASVVYGQPDEGMVHVVVDEEVRAEVRALLERFEGDQDRFWELLEASDGDE
- a CDS encoding DUF5828 family protein, which translates into the protein MEEQISGFKEVGDWGTIVEHGERITEALRELGVRSDDEYRDRFAGAFDEWDEWRPKAHESFERDVKEKTAEKAVENGNEDERDEAKPSENLHATGEKLSESYGALEDRDVEEAVENGTEALDHAARAVDSASRKALQTVEKGVYRHVMTQLAPCYFDNELVSANVERPLTEDDDDRFSFEVNVNDDHLKADVSTVLSRYEDEIDRWHVDTEKNTAPVETIEGVEVPPELDDESRPTKT
- a CDS encoding geranylgeranyl reductase family protein, giving the protein MYDFVVVGVGPAGARFSRRAAENGYDVLALEQGTIGTPLACSGHVSTDIWSFTGDGARDELFQNEIYGARFHVGGPRSDAYPFYKREVASNVIDRVGLDRHLADLARGAGADVRERHTVTGVTERRDRVEVVASGPDGPVTHEAKMIAGCDGPRSRVRDELGLPEPDELLHGVLAFSEEEDHQNFVDVHLTAPTFFAWRIPRGDAGVEYGLAAPPGVEVNKHFEELIDGYEVDVSRRCSGAIPIGPADRVTSRRGFLLGDAAAQTKPFTGGGILYGMTSADHAAREIDPDRPTSLAAYERAWREDLEREQQLGHYLRRAYSLPEPVQRIGLSSVSGEIGVHMDRPTSVISPAHLKAMLSRLRP
- a CDS encoding MATE family efflux transporter, producing MTDRLTTAVRVVASAFERAGIIDAERFRPTMDLAWPRIVTGFAIMSKQTADLAMVGIAVGTAGTAGLAFALAYWEVVTMLGLGLAGGTVSLVSQNYGGEETERASLVVTQSVLLAVAFAIPLVIGFVAFADRLIGVFGAGSTSLEHGSTYLVFVAPAVLFELLNLIASRTYTGVGDTFTEMMARAGGAVLNVLLSALLIFGFGLGVAGAAIGTTLSTGFVTLVLAWGMVGRSYGRLGMEPSPVPITRGGTRLEPTVIRQLIEISTPEIGRRLAQGIVVFPLLWIAASFGPVIVTALEVGRRVRSLINSVNWGLSLASSSLVGQHLGANEEAEASAYGAAIIRLSTVLYAGIAVLVVAFAEPIASLFVSDSAEVARAAPFVAVGAVSAIGFGLDGAATGALLGAGDTRWPFVAALVGRYGFALPAAALGLVTPLGIGGLYLALLLETYVPGGINYWLFRRGRWKVVSRRYRPDADPG
- a CDS encoding FAD-binding oxidoreductase; the protein is MGTTGRSPGEKSFDELSSDAVRSFSDGFDGDVLFPSDPAYDDARGLWNGMIDRYPAIIARCSGVADVVAAVTFAREQNLRLAVRGGGHNVAGTAVCDAGIVVDLSEMNSVRVDRRARTVRAEGGATLGDVDRETQLFGLATALGAVSQTGIAGLTLNGGYGHLSRRYGLALDNLVSVDVVTADGQVHTASSDENADLFWGIRGGGGALGIVTSFEYRLRDVGPEVYAFFAWFHADDAAAVMDRFREWTVDPPRDAGVLAFTARVPELEEFPEESWGEPALAFLGSYRGDLEDAGDVFRPLLASATPIADLSGSMGYVDLQSMLDEDYPDGLRYYWKSIYLEELTDEVVDLMIRHNESAPSVLSTIDLWHLGGAVAEVPKDATAFWHRDKPHMLTFEANWEGPADDDANVNWARDGIAEAQELSVASGRYGNFPGMNEDPAKLLYGGNYERLVDLKTQYDPENLFRGTVAPRTGD
- a CDS encoding FAD-binding oxidoreductase: MSVTTTPTDDGAVRELEEQLRGKLVRPDDPGYDEARSVWNGMIDRSPAIVVRSRGVSDVIAAVTFAREHDLLFAVQGGGHNIAGNGVCDGGLLLDLSAMRSVRVEPERKIAHVEPGATLADVDHETQSFGLATPLGINSTTGVAGLTLGGGFGWLTRKYGMTVDNLRSVDVVTADGELRHASETENPELFWGIRGGGGNFGVVTSFEFDLHEVGPEVLAGPIVYPGEDATEVLRRVRDFNEDAPDESSVWVVLRKAPPLPFLPESVHGVGVAIVVAFYAGEMDVGEEVLAPIREFGDPIADGVGPHPYAEFQQAFDPLLTEGARNYWKSHNFRELPDEAIDTAVEYAETLPSPLSEIFFGQVGGAMARVPADATAYPHRDPEYVMNVHTRWEDPEMDDRCISWARKFYDEMGQYATGDVYVNFISEREGEEILAYGENYERLVELKTEYDPENLFRINQNVEPTA
- a CDS encoding TIGR00341 family protein, which gives rise to MRYLEITVPEGKRRPVLDILEEEGIDYVVSDETSGRGYTAVVRFPIPTRAVEPVLDRLRRAGLSDDASVVVINAETVISEEFATLRDQYSQGGKKGSRTSRQVLRTKADELTPPFPIYTAMLLISAVVATAGLLADSPAVVIGAMVIAPLIGPALAANVGIVTGDDRLKSTGFTYQVVGVTIVIVASIGLATLARLAGLEPAGVDIVVATELQERVAPNLFSLAVALGAGIAGILSLTRGFSEAIVGVMIAAALIPPSAAVGITVAWGMYGAAIGATILVIVNVLSINLAALATLWVAGYRPQGLFEVSPTRKPTYTYAAIFSVALLVLAAPLAGVTLLDFHTTELESSAEDEVETVLAESRYDHLEAEDVVVELDGDYPIQSVERVVVTVSGRETGPEPGLADRLYDEIRPHGDESLVVEVQYVVSERRGDADDPRGSVRASSGDATLADAGP